A window of Agrobacterium tumefaciens contains these coding sequences:
- a CDS encoding Gfo/Idh/MocA family protein: MQNIKTCVIVGAGMVAKTHVLACAASPEKIRLKGIVDGGSGRARALAAEASKHTGHDVIVYSSVEEAARDADIDFAIIATPPNARIDIVGQLAKAGKHILMEKPVARNTQEADGLVALCREAGVTLGIIFQHRMRAASQKARDLVDGGTLGTLGLCEISVPWWRAQSYYDEPGRGTLARDGGGVLISQAIHTIDLALSLTGPVARVQAMAATTRFHRMETEDYVSAGLRFKNGAVGSLVASTASFPGAAESILLHFDNASLRLASGLLHVDWRDGRQETFGGAAAGTGGGADPMAFTHEWHQGVFDDFADAISSGRPPVVTGEAALLSHRLIDAIINSADTGKEVELQDE, translated from the coding sequence ATGCAAAATATCAAGACCTGTGTCATCGTTGGCGCCGGAATGGTCGCGAAGACGCATGTGCTCGCCTGCGCGGCAAGCCCTGAAAAAATTCGTCTGAAAGGCATTGTCGATGGCGGTTCCGGCCGCGCCAGGGCTCTGGCCGCCGAAGCGTCGAAACATACCGGACACGATGTCATCGTTTATTCCTCGGTCGAGGAAGCGGCCCGTGACGCGGATATCGATTTCGCCATCATCGCAACGCCGCCCAATGCCCGCATCGATATCGTTGGGCAGCTCGCGAAGGCCGGCAAGCACATTCTGATGGAGAAGCCCGTCGCTCGCAACACGCAGGAAGCAGATGGTCTCGTCGCCTTGTGTCGCGAAGCGGGTGTCACGCTCGGCATCATCTTCCAGCACCGCATGCGGGCTGCCTCGCAAAAGGCGCGTGATCTCGTTGACGGCGGCACGCTCGGCACGCTGGGCCTCTGCGAAATCTCCGTGCCTTGGTGGCGCGCGCAGTCCTACTATGACGAACCGGGCCGCGGCACGCTGGCGCGCGATGGCGGCGGGGTTCTGATCTCCCAGGCAATCCATACGATCGATCTTGCCTTGAGCCTGACGGGGCCGGTCGCCCGTGTTCAGGCCATGGCTGCGACGACGCGTTTCCACCGCATGGAAACCGAAGATTATGTCTCTGCCGGCCTGCGGTTCAAGAATGGCGCTGTCGGTTCGCTGGTGGCGAGCACGGCAAGTTTCCCCGGCGCGGCGGAATCGATCCTGCTGCATTTCGATAATGCCAGCCTGCGGCTCGCCTCCGGCCTGCTGCATGTCGACTGGCGCGACGGGCGGCAGGAAACTTTTGGCGGCGCAGCCGCTGGCACGGGCGGCGGCGCCGACCCGATGGCTTTCACACATGAATGGCATCAGGGCGTCTTCGATGATTTCGCGGACGCCATCTCTTCAGGACGCCCGCCGGTCGTCACCGGTGAAGCGGCTCTTTTGTCTCACAGATTGATCGACGCGATCATCAACTCGGCCGACACCGGCAAGGAAGTGGAACTGCAGGATGAGTAA
- a CDS encoding Gfo/Idh/MocA family protein, with translation MSKAIKFVALGIEHRHIFGMAQNLMDAGAEFAGWWTEGEPDVVEGFVKRFPDVPRAATKAALLADGSIDLVVIADIPSKRADLAIAAMEAGKDVMSDKPGCTTFEQLDRLRQTVAKTKRIWTIDFSERFEVPSVTKAAELVAQGAIGRVIQTVGLGPHRLNRQIRPKWFFEREAYGGIITDIASHQIDQFMFFTGSTEVEVVSATVANYANPGDPGLQDFGEVVLRGDKGHGYIRVDWYTPDALPTWGDGRLTILGTEGYIELRKYVDVGNTEGTDRLVLVNGDRCEYIDASGAGLPYFARICDDIRNRTETAMTQEHVFKVCDLSLQAQAKAEGASK, from the coding sequence ATGAGTAAAGCAATCAAGTTCGTCGCTCTCGGGATTGAGCATCGGCACATTTTCGGCATGGCCCAGAATCTGATGGACGCCGGCGCGGAATTTGCCGGCTGGTGGACAGAGGGCGAGCCCGACGTCGTGGAAGGCTTCGTCAAACGCTTTCCAGATGTGCCGCGCGCGGCAACGAAAGCGGCCCTCCTTGCTGACGGCTCCATCGATCTGGTCGTGATCGCCGATATCCCGTCAAAGCGTGCCGATCTCGCGATCGCCGCCATGGAAGCCGGCAAGGATGTCATGTCCGACAAGCCCGGCTGCACCACCTTCGAACAGCTAGATCGCTTGCGCCAGACCGTGGCGAAGACCAAGCGCATCTGGACGATCGATTTCTCTGAGCGCTTCGAAGTGCCGAGCGTTACCAAGGCCGCTGAACTCGTCGCCCAGGGCGCCATCGGTCGCGTCATCCAGACGGTTGGCCTCGGCCCGCACCGCCTCAACCGCCAGATCCGCCCGAAGTGGTTCTTCGAGCGCGAAGCTTACGGCGGCATCATCACCGATATTGCCAGCCACCAGATCGACCAGTTCATGTTCTTCACCGGCTCGACCGAGGTTGAGGTCGTGTCCGCCACCGTTGCCAATTACGCCAACCCCGGCGATCCCGGCCTGCAGGATTTCGGCGAAGTCGTTCTGCGCGGCGACAAGGGTCACGGTTATATTCGCGTCGACTGGTACACGCCGGATGCCCTGCCGACCTGGGGCGATGGCCGTCTGACCATTCTCGGTACCGAGGGCTACATCGAACTGCGCAAATATGTGGATGTGGGTAATACCGAAGGCACGGACCGCCTCGTCCTCGTCAATGGCGATCGCTGCGAGTATATTGATGCTTCCGGCGCTGGCTTGCCCTATTTCGCCCGCATCTGCGACGACATCCGCAACCGTACGGAAACGGCGATGACGCAGGAGCATGTCTTCAAGGTCTGCGACCTCTCGCTGCAGGCGCAGGCAAAGGCCGAGGGAGCTTCGAAATGA
- a CDS encoding Gfo/Idh/MocA family protein, whose product MIGVAIIGAGIGAEHLKGYRALPNRFAVRAICDLDLERARSVAGDDSSIRVTTDLDEVLADESIQLIDVCLPPHLHFPVTLKAHAAGKDVVCEKPLVRSLEEANALIDSVKKTGRGVFPVFQYRFGQAMRQLRALIDAGLAGKAFVASSEVHWNRGASYYDIPWRGTWKGECGGAILGHAIHAHDLLCYVLGPVEEVFAMADTRVNPIETEDSAALSFRMKNGALATSSVTLGAANDTSRLRFCFEGFTAESGTLPYRPAEDTWRFIARAPTTQDQIDAVLATVADGQNGFAGFVEAIADAMEGRGGKEVTVNDGLQSIELVTAIYRSVREGKPVRLSDAAEGEWIKGWAPSASAKA is encoded by the coding sequence ATGATCGGTGTCGCCATTATTGGCGCCGGCATCGGCGCAGAGCACCTGAAAGGGTACCGGGCACTTCCCAATCGCTTCGCCGTCAGGGCGATCTGCGATCTTGATCTGGAACGTGCCCGCTCGGTCGCTGGCGATGATTCCTCCATTCGCGTGACCACTGATCTCGATGAGGTCCTGGCCGATGAGAGCATTCAGCTCATCGACGTCTGCCTGCCGCCCCATCTGCATTTTCCGGTGACGCTGAAGGCGCATGCAGCGGGTAAGGACGTTGTCTGCGAAAAGCCGCTTGTCCGCTCCCTCGAAGAGGCGAATGCGCTGATCGATTCCGTCAAGAAGACGGGTCGCGGTGTCTTTCCCGTGTTCCAGTACCGGTTCGGGCAGGCCATGCGGCAGCTACGCGCGCTGATTGATGCCGGTCTTGCCGGAAAGGCCTTCGTCGCTAGCTCGGAAGTTCACTGGAACCGTGGCGCGAGCTACTACGACATTCCCTGGCGCGGCACCTGGAAGGGTGAGTGCGGCGGTGCGATCCTCGGTCACGCCATCCATGCCCATGATCTGCTCTGCTACGTCCTGGGCCCGGTCGAGGAAGTTTTTGCCATGGCCGATACGCGGGTCAATCCAATCGAAACCGAAGACAGCGCCGCGCTCAGCTTCCGCATGAAAAACGGTGCGCTGGCAACCAGCTCGGTCACGCTTGGCGCGGCCAATGACACGTCCCGCCTGCGGTTCTGCTTCGAAGGTTTTACGGCTGAAAGCGGCACCTTGCCCTATCGCCCGGCCGAAGATACCTGGCGCTTCATCGCCCGCGCGCCGACCACGCAGGATCAGATTGACGCGGTTCTGGCGACGGTCGCTGATGGTCAAAACGGCTTTGCCGGTTTTGTCGAAGCCATTGCCGATGCGATGGAAGGACGCGGCGGCAAGGAAGTGACTGTCAATGACGGCCTGCAGTCCATCGAACTCGTGACGGCCATCTACCGGTCGGTGCGCGAAGGGAAACCTGTTCGTCTGTCCGATGCCGCAGAGGGCGAGTGGATTAAGGGTTGGGCTCCGAGCGCATCCGCCAAAGCATAA
- a CDS encoding ABC transporter substrate-binding protein: MTKKYSMALALAIGAASLAGAAQAAQEVRFTCAYDGNGCEILKDILARYEKQHPDVKIVTDVVPYKALLEGLPVQLAGGSGPDFATVTDLGGLNRYYLDLTPYVDAKYWEDNFSNVLKWYRSGPDDKGIYGMHTQLTITGAFINRTLFDQANVAVPGKDATLDDWAKAATAVAKATGTPYPMAIDRSGHRIAGPAISYGAKIFDADGKPILVDEGFTTFVKKFVEWNKDGTMARDVWAGQGGNTYRDAAQEFINGQLVYYYSGSWQTARFDSQVGDAFDWEVVPQPCGGTACTGMPGGTGIVGFKQTKNPKIVADILNFLAQDENYLDFTVRTRNVPANKAVADKGVTYTGATPATQKAMNAWLDQVPGISPIAYAYQGYKNNRAMFNISVQRITQAIVGESTVDEAMARAKADLEEALKQAK; encoded by the coding sequence ATGACCAAAAAATACAGCATGGCACTGGCGCTCGCCATTGGCGCGGCGTCCTTGGCCGGTGCCGCCCAGGCGGCCCAGGAAGTGCGCTTTACGTGCGCTTATGACGGCAACGGCTGCGAAATCCTGAAGGATATTCTCGCGCGCTACGAAAAGCAGCATCCTGATGTGAAGATCGTTACCGACGTCGTGCCCTACAAGGCACTGCTGGAAGGCCTGCCCGTGCAGCTCGCCGGCGGCAGCGGTCCTGATTTCGCAACCGTGACCGATCTGGGCGGCCTCAACCGCTATTATCTTGATCTCACGCCCTATGTGGACGCGAAATATTGGGAAGACAACTTCTCGAATGTGCTGAAATGGTACCGCAGCGGCCCTGATGACAAGGGCATCTACGGCATGCACACGCAGCTGACCATCACCGGCGCCTTCATTAACCGCACCCTGTTCGATCAGGCGAACGTCGCCGTTCCCGGCAAGGATGCGACGCTGGACGACTGGGCGAAGGCCGCCACCGCCGTCGCCAAGGCGACCGGCACACCTTACCCGATGGCGATCGACCGCTCCGGCCACCGCATTGCCGGCCCGGCCATTTCCTATGGCGCGAAGATTTTCGATGCTGACGGCAAGCCGATCCTCGTCGATGAGGGCTTTACGACTTTCGTGAAGAAATTCGTGGAGTGGAACAAGGACGGAACCATGGCGCGTGACGTGTGGGCCGGACAGGGCGGTAATACCTACCGCGACGCCGCGCAGGAGTTCATCAACGGCCAGCTGGTCTATTATTATTCCGGCAGCTGGCAGACCGCGCGTTTCGACAGCCAGGTCGGCGATGCGTTTGACTGGGAAGTCGTACCGCAGCCCTGTGGTGGCACAGCCTGCACGGGCATGCCCGGCGGCACCGGGATCGTCGGCTTCAAGCAGACCAAGAACCCCAAGATCGTTGCCGACATCCTGAACTTCCTCGCTCAGGACGAGAACTATCTCGACTTCACCGTGCGCACCCGCAACGTTCCAGCCAACAAGGCCGTGGCTGACAAGGGCGTGACCTACACAGGCGCAACGCCTGCAACGCAGAAGGCCATGAACGCCTGGCTGGATCAGGTGCCCGGCATCAGCCCGATTGCCTATGCCTATCAGGGCTACAAGAACAACCGCGCCATGTTCAACATCTCGGTCCAGCGTATCACCCAGGCCATCGTTGGTGAGAGCACGGTCGATGAAGCGATGGCCCGTGCGAAGGCTGACCTTGAGGAAGCGTTGAAGCAGGCGAAGTGA
- a CDS encoding carbohydrate ABC transporter permease, translating into MYKFLAPVMGIVELPFSFLQKVLGHRRIAWVFLTPNLILFAVFAFLPIVLNMAYSVTGSEQILLSERPSVGGENFSVLLSCQNYLDPNSCERDLFWRSVWNTLFFVVLQVGFMVGFSLITAIVLNRDIRARGFFRAVFFFPVLLSPVVVALIWKWILQRFGVLNAAMEGLGLGSVDWLLEANLAFGWSVFLSVWAHMGFYTLILLAGLQAIPRDVYEAAQLDKASPWRIFRRITLPLLAPTMLVVLVLSVIKGVQTFDEVFAFTGGGPGSATTFIIQFIYQTGFAGTPRNFGLAAAASLLLAVVLVVLTALQFRANRSKVDG; encoded by the coding sequence ATGTATAAATTTCTTGCGCCCGTCATGGGCATTGTCGAACTGCCCTTTTCCTTCCTGCAGAAGGTCCTCGGCCACCGTCGGATCGCCTGGGTGTTTCTGACGCCCAACCTGATCCTGTTTGCGGTCTTCGCCTTTCTGCCCATCGTGCTGAACATGGCCTACTCCGTGACCGGCAGCGAACAAATATTGCTTTCCGAGCGTCCTTCGGTGGGCGGCGAAAACTTTTCGGTCCTTCTTTCCTGTCAGAACTACCTTGATCCGAATTCCTGCGAGCGAGACCTCTTCTGGCGCTCCGTCTGGAACACGCTGTTCTTTGTCGTGCTGCAGGTGGGTTTCATGGTCGGATTCTCACTGATCACGGCCATCGTGCTCAATCGTGATATCCGTGCGCGTGGTTTTTTTCGCGCGGTCTTCTTCTTCCCGGTTCTGTTGTCGCCCGTTGTCGTGGCGCTGATCTGGAAGTGGATTCTCCAGCGTTTCGGCGTCCTTAATGCCGCCATGGAGGGGCTCGGTCTCGGTTCGGTGGACTGGCTGCTCGAAGCCAATCTTGCCTTCGGCTGGTCGGTCTTCCTGTCGGTCTGGGCGCATATGGGCTTTTACACCCTCATTCTTCTCGCCGGACTGCAGGCGATCCCGCGTGATGTCTATGAGGCCGCGCAGCTGGACAAGGCGAGCCCATGGCGCATCTTCCGACGCATTACCCTGCCACTGCTTGCGCCCACCATGCTGGTCGTTCTCGTCCTGTCTGTCATCAAGGGCGTGCAGACGTTCGATGAAGTCTTTGCCTTTACCGGCGGTGGCCCGGGTTCGGCGACGACTTTCATCATTCAGTTCATCTATCAGACCGGCTTTGCCGGGACGCCCCGCAATTTCGGCCTCGCGGCTGCGGCTTCGCTGCTGCTCGCCGTGGTGCTCGTGGTGCTGACCGCCCTGCAATTCCGGGCAAACAGGAGCAAGGTCGATGGCTAG
- a CDS encoding carbohydrate ABC transporter permease produces the protein MARIGAFLTRTRGRDGKLHWTDWLSYAYLGVAVLMMFGPVVWLVLSSFKTEADLQRFPPRLLPYSQETVAVDGQAAPLPAYVDKDGRKLGMIRRIGLVAQVVDPAKPAEVLKMPFNELKPAEKVALATENYTELFQRFNFPLYFWNSTFITVTSTIIMLIVNSMAAFALSKYQFKGRGAVLALVVGTLMIPQTVVLVPLFLITSQLGMINSLWGVIIPGAATPTGVFLLRQYMLTIPDEILDAARMDKASEWKIYWRIILPLSAPALAVLAILAIMWRWNDFLWPLIVLTRNDNFTLQLALNSFQGEMTTEWSNLLAMTVLTLAPIALVFMFLQKYIATGIASTGGK, from the coding sequence ATGGCTAGGATTGGCGCATTTCTGACCCGTACCCGTGGCCGCGACGGAAAGCTGCACTGGACCGACTGGCTGTCCTACGCCTATCTCGGCGTTGCCGTGCTGATGATGTTCGGCCCCGTCGTTTGGCTCGTGCTCTCCTCGTTCAAGACGGAAGCCGACCTCCAGCGCTTCCCGCCGCGCCTTCTGCCCTATAGCCAGGAAACCGTCGCAGTCGACGGGCAGGCGGCGCCGCTGCCGGCCTATGTGGATAAAGACGGCCGCAAGCTCGGCATGATCCGCCGCATCGGCCTCGTGGCGCAGGTGGTTGATCCCGCCAAGCCGGCGGAAGTGCTGAAGATGCCGTTCAACGAGCTGAAGCCGGCTGAAAAGGTGGCGCTCGCGACGGAAAACTATACCGAGCTTTTCCAGCGCTTCAATTTCCCGCTCTATTTCTGGAACTCGACCTTCATCACGGTGACCTCGACCATCATCATGCTGATCGTCAATTCCATGGCGGCCTTCGCGCTCTCGAAATATCAGTTCAAGGGCAGGGGCGCCGTGCTGGCGCTGGTGGTCGGTACGCTGATGATCCCGCAGACCGTCGTGCTGGTGCCGCTGTTTCTCATCACCAGCCAGCTGGGCATGATCAACAGTCTCTGGGGCGTGATTATACCCGGTGCGGCTACACCGACCGGCGTCTTCCTGCTGCGCCAATATATGCTGACGATACCGGATGAAATTCTCGATGCGGCGCGCATGGACAAGGCCAGCGAGTGGAAGATCTACTGGCGCATCATTCTGCCGCTTTCAGCACCGGCGCTTGCGGTTCTCGCGATCCTTGCGATCATGTGGCGCTGGAACGATTTCCTCTGGCCGCTCATCGTGCTGACCCGCAACGACAACTTCACCCTGCAGCTGGCGCTCAACTCCTTCCAGGGCGAGATGACGACGGAATGGAGCAATCTTCTGGCCATGACGGTGCTGACACTCGCCCCGATCGCGCTGGTGTTCATGTTCCTGCAAAAATACATCGCCACCGGCATTGCATCGACTGGCGGCAAATAA
- a CDS encoding ABC transporter ATP-binding protein: MASIQLRQVKKTYGALDVIKGVDLDIKHGEFCVFVGPSGCGKSTLLRMISGLEELSGGDIVIGGDVVNTVPAADRGLAMVFQSYALYPHMTVRENLSFGLENIGTPKKEIAEKIAQVAKMLQIDQLLERRPKDLSGGQRQRVAIGRAVVREPRVFLFDEPLSNLDAELRVDMRGEISSLHRRLGNTMIYVTHDQVEAMTMADKIAVLRAGKLEQFGVPLDLYNRPANLFVAGFIGSPKMNFFAGEVTSDATPALKIATGELIPLPQTGFAYKPGQKVTLGVRPNHVEPGEGGGLTMSVRTAEQLGGESYLYGNLGDGTHVTLHLSGQTSTSAGEVIRMSAPLQHIHLFDTTSGLTLRQD; this comes from the coding sequence ATGGCAAGTATTCAGCTTCGTCAGGTCAAAAAGACATATGGCGCACTCGATGTGATCAAAGGCGTCGATCTCGATATCAAACATGGCGAATTCTGCGTGTTCGTCGGCCCTTCCGGCTGTGGCAAGTCCACCCTGCTGCGCATGATCTCCGGCCTCGAAGAGTTGAGCGGCGGCGATATCGTCATCGGTGGCGATGTGGTCAACACCGTGCCCGCTGCCGATCGTGGCCTTGCCATGGTGTTTCAGTCATACGCGCTTTATCCGCATATGACGGTCCGCGAAAATCTCTCTTTTGGTCTTGAGAATATCGGCACACCTAAGAAGGAAATCGCCGAGAAGATCGCCCAGGTCGCCAAGATGCTGCAGATTGACCAGCTTCTGGAGCGTCGCCCCAAGGACCTGTCGGGCGGTCAGCGCCAGCGCGTTGCCATCGGTCGCGCCGTGGTGCGTGAACCCCGCGTCTTCCTTTTTGACGAACCCCTTTCCAACCTCGACGCAGAGCTGCGCGTTGATATGCGCGGCGAAATTTCCAGTCTGCATCGGCGGCTCGGCAACACCATGATCTACGTCACGCATGATCAGGTGGAAGCCATGACCATGGCCGACAAGATCGCCGTTCTGCGCGCCGGCAAGCTCGAGCAATTCGGCGTGCCGCTCGATCTCTATAACCGCCCGGCCAATCTCTTCGTGGCAGGCTTTATCGGCTCCCCGAAAATGAACTTTTTCGCAGGCGAAGTGACCTCGGACGCAACGCCCGCGCTGAAGATCGCGACGGGCGAGTTGATCCCGCTGCCGCAGACCGGCTTTGCCTATAAGCCTGGTCAGAAGGTGACGCTCGGCGTGCGCCCGAACCATGTGGAGCCGGGCGAAGGCGGCGGGCTGACGATGTCGGTTCGCACAGCGGAACAACTGGGCGGGGAGTCCTATCTCTACGGCAATCTCGGTGACGGCACTCACGTAACGCTGCATCTTTCCGGCCAGACCTCGACATCGGCAGGCGAAGTCATCCGCATGTCGGCGCCGCTTCAACACATCCATCTCTTCGATACGACGAGCGGGCTGACGCTCCGGCAGGACTGA
- the araD gene encoding L-arabinonate dehydratase, whose amino-acid sequence MTDKKLRSDRWFAPDDLRSFGHRSRMMQLGYAEEDFVGKPVIGILNTWSELNTCHSHFPERVQDVKRGVLQAGGFPVEMPSLSVDESFTKPTSMLYRNMLAMETEEMIRSHPLDGVVLMGGCDKTTPGLVMGAISAGVPMIYLPAGPMLSGNYAGKVLGSGSDAWKYWDERRAGNVTDEEWRGVQGGIARSAGVCMTMGTASTMTAIADALGITLPGASSIPAVDSEHQRMSAACGRRIVEMVSEDLTPDQILTAAAFRNAAIVAMATGCSTNAVVHLIAMARRAGVPMTLDELDELGRVTPLIANVRPSGKDYLMQDFFYAGGLRALMKQLESRLDCSVLTVTGRSMGENLEGAKVYNDDVIRSLDNPVYAEGSLAVLRGNLCPDGAVIKPAACDPKLHVHQGPALVFDSYPEMKAAIDDENLDVTPDHVLVLRNAGPLGGPGFPEWGMLPIPKALIKKGHRDMLRISDARMSGTSYGACVLHVAPESFVGGPLALLKTGDIVRLDLPQRRLDMLVSEEEIAERRRAWQAPAPRYDRGYGYLFSKHVTQADQGCDFDFLQTDFGRSAGEPDIF is encoded by the coding sequence ATGACCGATAAAAAACTCCGCTCCGACCGCTGGTTTGCACCCGACGACCTGCGCAGTTTCGGCCACCGCTCGCGCATGATGCAGCTGGGTTATGCGGAGGAGGATTTTGTCGGCAAACCCGTCATCGGTATCCTCAACACCTGGTCGGAACTCAACACCTGTCACTCGCACTTTCCTGAGCGCGTGCAGGACGTGAAACGCGGCGTGTTGCAGGCGGGTGGCTTCCCGGTCGAAATGCCTTCCCTCTCGGTGGATGAGAGCTTCACCAAGCCGACGTCCATGCTTTACCGCAACATGCTGGCCATGGAGACGGAGGAAATGATCCGTTCGCATCCGCTTGACGGCGTGGTGCTGATGGGCGGTTGCGACAAGACGACACCGGGCCTCGTCATGGGTGCGATCTCGGCCGGTGTGCCGATGATCTATCTGCCGGCCGGCCCGATGCTGAGCGGAAATTATGCCGGCAAGGTCCTCGGCTCGGGTTCGGACGCCTGGAAATATTGGGATGAGCGCCGCGCAGGCAATGTGACGGACGAGGAATGGCGTGGCGTGCAAGGCGGCATTGCCCGTTCTGCCGGTGTGTGCATGACGATGGGCACGGCCTCGACCATGACGGCCATTGCCGACGCGCTCGGCATCACCCTTCCGGGTGCCTCCTCCATTCCGGCCGTCGATTCCGAACATCAGCGCATGTCCGCCGCCTGCGGCCGCCGCATTGTCGAGATGGTGTCGGAAGACCTGACACCAGACCAGATCCTGACGGCGGCAGCTTTCCGCAACGCCGCCATCGTTGCGATGGCCACCGGCTGCTCCACCAATGCCGTCGTCCACCTCATCGCCATGGCGCGCCGCGCCGGTGTGCCGATGACGCTGGACGAACTGGACGAACTTGGCCGCGTTACGCCACTCATCGCCAATGTCCGCCCTTCGGGCAAGGACTATCTGATGCAGGACTTCTTTTACGCTGGCGGTCTCAGAGCGCTGATGAAGCAGCTGGAAAGTCGTCTCGACTGTTCCGTGCTGACCGTGACAGGCCGCAGCATGGGCGAAAACCTCGAGGGTGCAAAAGTCTATAATGACGACGTGATCCGCTCGCTTGACAATCCTGTCTATGCGGAAGGCTCTCTTGCCGTGCTGCGCGGCAATCTGTGCCCTGACGGCGCCGTCATCAAGCCGGCCGCCTGCGATCCCAAACTCCATGTACATCAGGGTCCCGCACTGGTGTTTGACAGCTACCCGGAAATGAAAGCCGCCATCGACGATGAAAATCTCGACGTGACGCCCGACCATGTGCTGGTGCTGCGCAATGCCGGTCCGCTCGGCGGTCCCGGTTTTCCCGAATGGGGCATGTTGCCAATCCCGAAGGCGCTGATCAAAAAGGGCCACCGCGACATGCTGCGTATTTCCGATGCACGCATGTCCGGCACGTCCTACGGGGCGTGCGTCCTGCATGTCGCACCGGAGAGTTTCGTCGGCGGTCCGCTGGCACTGCTGAAAACCGGCGATATTGTGCGCCTCGATTTGCCGCAGCGCCGCCTCGATATGCTGGTCAGCGAAGAGGAAATTGCAGAGCGCCGGCGGGCATGGCAGGCGCCTGCGCCGCGTTATGATCGTGGCTATGGCTATCTCTTCTCCAAACACGTCACGCAGGCGGATCAGGGTTGCGACTTTGACTTCCTGCAGACAGATTTTGGCCGCTCCGCCGGCGAGCCGGATATTTTCTAA
- a CDS encoding NAD-dependent epimerase/dehydratase family protein — translation MLKRLLITGAGGKLGSMLRGRLGHVAETIRLSDVVDLGSPAPHEELVRCALEDEQAVHDLVKGCDGIVHLGGISVERAFDPIEAANLRGVYNLYEAARAHGNPRILFASSNHTIGYYAQGQQLGPETPFLPDGLYGVSKIFGEAMASLYHSKFGQETAVVRIGSCEEKPTNWRMLSTWLSYGDFVSLIEATFRVRKLGCPVIWGVSANDDSWWDNSHVDFLGWQRRDNAARYRAEIERDVPRPDSEAAIAKYQGGVFIDEPIHRT, via the coding sequence ATGTTGAAGCGATTGCTCATCACCGGTGCCGGCGGCAAGCTGGGCAGCATGTTGCGCGGACGGCTTGGCCATGTTGCTGAAACCATCCGTCTTTCTGATGTGGTTGATCTCGGTTCGCCTGCGCCTCATGAAGAGCTCGTCCGCTGCGCGCTGGAGGACGAGCAGGCAGTGCATGATCTTGTCAAGGGCTGTGACGGTATCGTTCATCTCGGCGGTATTTCTGTCGAGAGGGCCTTCGATCCAATAGAGGCCGCCAATCTGCGTGGTGTCTACAATCTCTATGAGGCGGCGAGGGCACACGGCAATCCTCGCATCCTGTTTGCCTCCAGCAACCACACGATCGGTTATTATGCCCAGGGGCAGCAGCTTGGTCCTGAGACGCCTTTTCTGCCTGATGGCCTCTATGGGGTTTCCAAGATTTTCGGTGAAGCGATGGCAAGCCTCTACCATTCCAAATTCGGACAGGAGACGGCCGTCGTGCGCATCGGCTCCTGTGAAGAGAAACCCACGAACTGGCGCATGTTGTCGACCTGGCTCAGCTATGGCGACTTCGTCTCTCTGATAGAGGCGACCTTCCGCGTGCGAAAACTCGGCTGCCCGGTTATCTGGGGCGTTTCGGCCAATGACGACAGCTGGTGGGATAATTCACATGTCGATTTTCTGGGCTGGCAGCGGCGCGACAATGCCGCGCGCTACCGGGCCGAAATCGAGCGCGACGTCCCGCGCCCCGACTCCGAGGCCGCGATCGCGAAATACCAGGGCGGCGTTTTTATCGATGAGCCCATTCACAGGACCTGA
- a CDS encoding ribonuclease activity regulator RraA, translated as MNNETREKLLTISVATLATALYKRGLRNQVIQGVRPLGYKGKNMVGPAFTLRYMPAREDRNQLVEFRNPAHPQRVAIETCPPGHVLVMDSRKDASAASAGDILVTRLMVRGGAGIVSDGGFRDAATIAELDIPAYHTRPSSPTNLTKHEAIEINGPIGCGDAPVFPGDIIVGDADCVIVIPAGIADEVATEAVEMTAYEDFVVEQVKAGETIIGLYPCTKEEHQTAFAEWRKINNR; from the coding sequence ATGAACAATGAAACGCGCGAAAAACTGTTGACGATTTCCGTCGCCACGCTGGCGACAGCGCTGTACAAGCGCGGCCTGCGCAACCAGGTCATCCAGGGCGTGCGCCCGCTGGGCTACAAGGGCAAGAACATGGTTGGCCCTGCCTTTACCCTGCGCTACATGCCGGCCCGAGAGGATCGCAACCAGCTCGTCGAATTCCGCAACCCGGCCCACCCGCAGCGAGTCGCCATCGAAACCTGCCCTCCCGGCCATGTACTTGTCATGGACAGCCGCAAGGATGCCTCTGCCGCCTCGGCCGGCGATATTCTTGTCACGCGCCTGATGGTGCGCGGCGGTGCGGGCATCGTTTCCGATGGCGGTTTTCGCGATGCGGCCACGATAGCCGAGCTGGATATTCCGGCCTACCACACCCGGCCTTCCAGCCCGACCAACCTCACCAAACACGAGGCTATCGAGATCAACGGCCCCATCGGCTGCGGTGATGCACCGGTCTTTCCCGGGGACATCATTGTGGGCGATGCGGATTGCGTCATCGTCATCCCCGCCGGCATTGCCGATGAGGTGGCGACGGAAGCGGTGGAAATGACGGCCTACGAAGATTTCGTGGTGGAGCAGGTGAAAGCCGGAGAGACGATCATCGGGCTTTACCCTTGCACCAAGGAAGAGCATCAGACTGCTTTTGCGGAGTGGCGTAAGATCAACAATCGCTGA